A single Oncorhynchus tshawytscha isolate Ot180627B linkage group LG01, Otsh_v2.0, whole genome shotgun sequence DNA region contains:
- the tmed5 gene encoding transmembrane emp24 domain-containing protein 5, translated as MDVVRGLLCLFSVLVSEMFMVAAFSQSMDSDFTFTLPSGRKECFFQTMKKDASLEIEYQVLDGAGLDVDFSLSSPTGHVLYSDHRKSDGVHTVETEDGDYMFCFDNSFSAVSEKIIFFELIMDNMEQEGEEPEDWKEYIHGTDMLDMKLEDIMDTINSVKARLGKSLQIQTLLKAFEARDRNIQESNYNRVNMWSMTNMLVMVLVTGVQVYLIRSLFDDKRHTRT; from the exons ATGGACGTGGTCCGGGGGTTATTGTGCCTGTTCTCGGTGCTGGTATCTGAGATGTTCATGGTGGCCGCGTTCTCCCAGAGCATGGACAGCGACTTCACATTTACACTCCCTTCCGGACGGAAGGAGTGCTTCTTCCAGACCATGAAGAAGGACGCATCGCTGGAGATAGAATATCAG GTGTTGGACGGAGCAGGTCTGGACGTTGACTTCAGCCTGTCCTCTCCTACTGGACACGTTCTGTACAGCGACCACCGCAAGTCAGACGGAGTACACAC TGTAGAGACGGAGGACGGAGACTACATGTTTTGTTTTGACAACTCCTTCTCGGCAGTATCGGAAAAGATCATTTTCTTCGAGCTGATCATGGACAACATggaacaggaaggggaggagcCAGAGGACTGGAAGGAGTACATCCATGGGACTGACATGTTGGACATGAAGCTGGAGGACATCATG gacaccatCAACAGTGTTAAAGCCCGGCTGGGGAAGAGCCTTCAGATACAGACGCTGCTCAAAGCCTTCGAGGCCCGCGACCGCAACATACAAGAGTCCAACTACAACCGggtcaacatgtggtccatgaccAACATGCTGGTGATGGTGCTGGTGACAGGGGTGCAGGTCTACCTCATCCGCTCGCTGTTCGACGacaagagacacacacgcacgtaa